From Camelus ferus isolate YT-003-E chromosome 18, BCGSAC_Cfer_1.0, whole genome shotgun sequence, one genomic window encodes:
- the C18H16orf54 gene encoding transmembrane protein C16orf54 homolog, whose protein sequence is MPPTPEQPSGHMQGPPASESAFWPLLPCGPCIPIMLALAALAAIFLLTTAVLAERLFRRSLRPDPSTYAPTLVWRPGGELWIEPMGTPRERSEDWYGSAVPLLMDRDPDPPTPGGTLEARATAPPALSTPNSPSSSSVPQIPPKVPAHSTFWRPPASGLVSWIEPEQRPEASVHLGSPQAQRQRPGSPDPEWGLQPRVTLEQISAFWRREGRTSVGF, encoded by the coding sequence ATGCCTCCGACTCCAGAGCAGCCTTCTGGGCACATGCAGGGGCCTCCTGCATCGGAGTCAGCCTTTTGGCCCCTGTTGCCCTGCGGGCCCTGCATCCCCATCATGCTGGCCCTGGCTGCCCTGGCTGCCATCTTCCTCCTGACTACGGCCGTGTTGGCTGAACGCCTGTTCCGCCGCTCTCTCCGCCCAGACCCCAGCACTTATGCGCCCACCTTGGTCTGGCGCCCTGGAGGAGAGCTGTGGATCGAGCCCATGGGCACACCCCGAGAGCGCTCCGAGGACTGGTATGGCTCAGCGGTTCCCCTGCTGATGGACCGGGACCCAGACCCTCCCACCCCGGGGGGCACCTTGGAGGCACGAGCTACAGCCCCACCTGCTCTGTCAACCCCAAACTCTCCTTCCAGTTCCTCAGTCCCCCAGATCCCACCCAAGGTCCCAGCCCATAGCACCTTCTGGAGGCCCCCTGCCTCAGGCCTGGTGAGCTGGATCGAACCTGAACAGAGGCCAGAAGCCAGTGTGCATCTAGGGAGCCCCCAGGCCCAGAGGCAGCGGCCGGGAAGCCCTGATCCTGAGTGGGGCCTCCAGCCTCGGGTCACCCTGGAGCAGATCTCAGCTTTCTGGAGGCGTGAAGGCCGGACCAGCGTGGGTTTCTGA